acagttttGTGGCTGgagaagaattaaaaaaaaaaaaaaaattatgcataAACAACTGAAATCAAGCAACTCAGAGAAGTCCAAAAGGTTTCTGGGAGAGTAACGCTGCTTGAGAATGAAAGAGAACGAAGAGAGAACACAGAGGAAGATGGTGGAGAACCCGCCATGCTGTCGTGTCTTGGATGTGAACATACAGTAGAGTATCTGGTATCTGTATCTGGTATGTCATATGCTGTATATTCATGTAGTGAGAAGTAACTACGAGTGAAGTTTTATTAAATATGGAGGtaatgaagaagagaaaaactgCCAGATAATTTAAACCACGTTGAGCCGAGCTGGGATTTGATTAATGGTTCCTGCTATATTACTTAACACTATACAAATTTATGTTACTTTATgctaaaactaaacaaactaacTGCAAGTAACTTATGCTTACCAAGAATAAAATGCTACATAAAAAGTAGGCATTAGTCGTAAAATATTGTGCTAATGAAGAGTTACAatcaaagttaaaaataaagagcttaaaaataaaactctaaGATGTTACATATTGGGAAATCCACTATAACAGCAGCTCTGCATCATTGACTACAGACTACAGTTAATGCACTTGAACCTGAGTAAAAAAGAAGGTGATGAAAAGGTGACAAGGAAAAATGTTTCTGGTCTATGttcaataaatgtaaaacttcCCAGACAATGACGAgcaacaaatgtcaaaaatatgcaaactgaCAAACTGAAAGAGTGTATGTAACCtccatatataaatataaatatccaACATCCATGGATTCAATGACAAAATGTGATacgcaaaaaaacaacagagctgcagaaaaaatttaaaaacgtGGAAGTTTCTTCATTAAAGATGGTGGATATTCTggttaaagacaaaaacatttgaaatatatCTGAATTACAATCAGCTGCTGTGGacatgtgtgtgttacctgtccgTTGCTGGTGAAGGTGGTGTTGTCAAACAGGAAGTAAGCACCAAAGAACATCACAATCGCGTCATATACACCCAGCACGGTCCAATATATGAAGATGCGCCACCGCAGCAAGGAATTCTTAGCAATATCTCTGTGAGGGTAAACAAAAGATGACAGTAAACAGTATGTGTGACTCATCTTGAGCATCTTTAATGTGAGTAATGATTAATAATACATTAGTTTCCTTTGGGAGGACCTTAACCAGAAATGACTGTAATGAgatatttttgatttaattCAGCATATTATTCATATACATTAAATCATGAATTTATAAATGATCTAGACATCTTAAAGACACCAACCATATCAATATGACCTGGTATAATTTATGCAATTTCTATTGTGTAACACGCAAATTATCATCCCCTCTCAGTCTTTCAATCTGAGAAGAAAGACTGACTGTTTAGTCATGAGACATCTTGAGTTTTCACTTTTCTTGAGCTTGGACCAAATCCAAGAAAACCAAGTTAAAGTACAATGTTTCTGCCTGATCTGCATTAAGCAGACGTCTCCTGTGCATGAATGTAAAATCAATAGACACTGTAATGTTTGTGCTTGTCGTTTATTTGTCAGATATGTTTTCAAAGTGATGGGGGCCTCTGCATTAACTTAGCAAATTGAATTAAGTACACTCTTGTTGCATTTGGAAATGCTGTTTTGCTGGTAAGAGGCTATTATGACTGAGAATGATTAAAACCTATAAAATAACCTGAAagttaaatattgattttattttgtttatgaagctgaaataaaacaactgcATGTTGGGGAACAGCCTCTGGGTGAGTCAGCACACTGCAGGAGCAAACAGTCAGTTCATTTAGTGCTATTGTTGACGAGTGGATTGGATCACTGAAACATCCTGGAAATTGGTGTCATGAGAGCATGTTTTCCTTCATAGTTAAAAATTATGAAGGAAGGAGAGCTGACCTGGCTGATATCAGGTGACCAGCGTTTTATTCGCTCAAGTATTTAATCTGGACGGAGAGAGGTATGAAGCACACTACCTGCTAGGTCACCTAATTTGCTGAGCAGCTGGCAACTCGTCTGCGCCATACccaaagcaacacacacacacagacaacgcatgttttgtatttatacatTGGTATTTATCACCACTAACCTATACAGAGAGGGGTCCTTCTTCAAGATGTCCATGTTAATGTGCTGCTCTATGAGACTGTAGAGCAGAATGGGCAGCGAGGTGAAGCTGATGTTGTACAGAGTCAAGTAGGCTGTGTCATACAGCGGCTGGGGATGATGACAGAGAGGGTAAGAGTCAtgctaattgtgtgtgtgtgtgtgtgtgtgtgtgtgtgtgtgtgtgtgtgtgtgtgtgtgtgtgtgtgtgtacctacCTGTTGTGAGAAGCCACAGAAAAACTGGTAGAGGAACTGGGGGAACATGAAACATACATTctggggaaagaaagaaaaaagtagaagaaaacAGGCAGCAGGTCAGTAGTTGTACTGTAGCACTGATTAATATATGGGTTagggttttcattttctttctgtataAGCTAAAATTAAGAGAATAAATTGTGAGAaatgttctgtatttttattaattttactataaatattgaaaataacaTGTAGGCGCTCTGATTTTCCATTAAAGCCTATTTTGAgtattaaccaaaaaaaaacaacaacttacaTGTATAGTTCAAAacccagaataaaaaaatagcACTGTGCATGAAAAGGGGCGAATGGACTACCTTGTAGAAGAAGTATTGCACAAGTTCAGAGATGCGTATGTAGTAATAGTGTCCGTGGACTAGCAGCATTTTCTTGAGGTGTTTGAACTTCGGGATGGCGTAGTCGCTGTTCCTTACTGCCTGACGACCCTCCTTACCCATGATGCCTGCAGAGGCACACAAGGTCAGTCATTAATAGTGAAGAGTATTATGGCAGAAAGGACAGTGATAAGTGAAACTACCAGAATACTAACCGATGCCAACATGTGCCTCCAGGATCATGCTGACATCATTAGCTCCATCTCCAATGGCTAGCGTGATCGGGTGCTCCTCGGAGGCTTTGATCAGCTTCACAATCTAGAAAGGCAACAGAGATAAAGTAAAATCTATGAACTCCTACAGCAGCTTAATGCATCAGCACAAAGTTTTAGTATACTAGGCTGTGGACTTTAATTTTTAATTCAGGTCCATTTTGACTCTTAATGATGATCAATAACTACTCTTTCAGCTCGATACCTGTGCTTTCTGGAGAGGCGCCATTCGACAGCAGAGTACAGCACTGCAGTTGCGGCAGATTTCTAGGAAGATCTCTTTGTAGTTCCCTGAGTTTGAGTCCTCCTGGCCGGGCTTCATCACTGCAGAGAGGGTGGCTCCATCGATGATCAGACCGTAGTCAGTGCAGTCACCTGACAAACTGTACAAACACAGGAAGACGTGTCAAATAacaatctgttgtttttttattgcaacaGATTAAAGACAGCTGAATTAAAAACTGATCAGATACTACTTGGAgagctattaaaaaaataatgtttgtctAACTGAGCAGTAGTATTTTAGTTTCAGCTCATTCCATGTTACGAGATATTTCCTAAACATCTGCAGAAAGATTGGCAAGTTTGAGatctaacagacacacacatacccagaGAAGGTGTCCCTGGTCATGCCTCCACGCTGCCTCAGGACCGTCCTACTCAGGTCAAACAGGACATCGTGAAGGCTCTGCTCCTCGGTGCGTTTGGTGGTCAGTTCCAGGATCTGGGTGTTGCGGTGAAACAGCTTGCTGGCGTAGCAGGTCGCAGCTGCTGTCTCCATCTTATCACCGGTCAGCACCCACACCTTCATGCCGGCCTTGTGGAGAGACTCGATGGTGTCTGCTGCTTTTTCCTGGAGCCTGTTGTGGAGGAGAGCaggaaaacacagacaaagaaaagagagatttaAGTGGCTGGAACACTAAACTACACATGAAAGCGAAAGAGCAGAACCCAATTAACACTcaataaaccatttatttgcATCTCAGCTGATGGTGTGAACCTTGTTTGTGAATCTGCACTACATGAATATATAAAGCAACAATGCCCAGCAACAACAGAGTCATTGGATAATTAAgtccctgcctctctctgtgCACAGGACAAGTTGACTCGCAAAGCCCCCTGGGTTACCAATCCTTTTACAGGCTGCACTATAATTGCCTTAGTAGTGAGTGTCTGATGAGACGGTTGAACTGCCACGTGCCCTAACTCAGTCTGGCTGTCTCTGAACTAGGGCAGCACTTGTGGTGGTATTAGCACGCACAGAATCAAGAGTTAGTGCTTTGGGCTGTTATTGGTGCAGAGTTCCCTCCATTTTTAGGTGCtaaaagataaatgtaaaatgttcccAGTGTGCAATGTGACAAAATTACAAGCTGTACTGCAAAATATTTCTAATAAGTTATTGATTATTAGCAACATgacaaaattatatttattgtgCTGATCACAGTGAAGGTCGGTTATGGCTGACAGTGGCAAAAATAGGATGCACTACATTAGATCCTCTACCTGTCTTCTACAGCAGTGGCTCCCAGCAGTATCAGGTCTTTCTCGATGATGTCATATGCTTCGGCCAGACGTTTGTCACGGTCCTGTAGCGCCAACTTTGCCCCGCTCAGCAGGTGGCAAACTTCCTGGTACTGTTCAGGACTCAGAGGTCGATAGGCAACACAAAGTGTCCTCAGACCCTCCTGAGGAGATTCAAACAGGGTCAGATTGATTAATGGAGGAAGAAACAATAGAGAAATGATTCACAGAGGACTTAATCTGATCAATCTGATCAATCTGATATTCAGTCTGAAATGTGCCATCTTTTGTTTGCAAGATtctaaacaaacagaaaaatagagaTTTGGGGTTTGTTTGGGCtctgaatgtgagtgtgtgggttTTGGCTCTTTCTATTTGAACCTCACACACCCACGACAGGTCTGCTTACTTCCACTGAAAGCTACCATTTATCTGTAGATGCAACCAGCAACGTCTTACTGACCTGGTTTCTGCAGAACGTTCAATTCCCTGCTTTCACTTCATCTTCATGGGTAAAGTGAACTAAAAACTCCTACGTATTAGATACTGTTACAAGAATCTTGTAATATTCAGTTCTGCATTTTGTGTTAAAGTTTTGCAGTTAACTATTTTATTATGCCTACATTAGCTCAACCTGTTTACGAGTTCAGTTGGTTATTTCATACAGTACATTGCCAAGAGAATTTTAGACAATAAAAAGATCACagtacaaagaaaaacatatctTGTGGCTTCATGGCTTTCTGTACAGTGATCCATGCTACTGATCGATTTAACCGTTTAAGGGTGGATCATTTCTTTAGTAGAGGATCATCTTTCacattcattgttttgattaaGTGCAGCATTAATCAGTCccacagacagaaagactgGAGTAATGACATAatgaaatgataataaactCCACTGTCTAATAAGAAATTAGAAGCTAAAAACTTCTCTGAGCGCTATATGAAAGAATACAGAACAACTGTTCGATGGAAGTGGGCCATGTTCCACTGATCGACTTCCTGTGTAGCCATGGAAACGGCTGTGGTCACATAACTGTGGAAACCACCGAAGgcacacaacatttaaaaagcgGCCACGAGATGAATTTACACTGTCAGAACAAAAGtgaaatactttattttatacatCTATAGTATAAAGGAGAGAGCTATCGTGTGTTCTCACCACTGCGTTGTGCTCCACCCGAGCTTTGACCTGTTCCACCTTTCCCGATATAACCCTTGGGAAGATGGAGGAGTCCGCACCTTTACAGAACAGATAGAGCtcacctgctcacacacacgcagagacacacaggcaaaaaagaagagagggtagtgtgtaagagagaaacaacacacatacatccaATAATATACATTCATAATAACAGTTTGGTGTGTATTACCAGTGCTGGCCCTGACAATGACGCTCATCCTCCGTCTGACTGAGTCAAAGGTCAAAACTTCCAGCAGCTCAaacctgatttaaaaaaaatatataaatcacaagaacaacaataaaaacatcctACATTGTAAGTAGCATTTCAgttttatataaacatttttaaaaagtctaatTTCCTGTATGGTTTatattagttttaaaaatgctgaGAGACTGTGCTTTAAAaccatttatgtttaatttattatggAGTGTGATAGGCTGGAGGATCTGCATTATTTTCACATCATCTCTAGTTTTAGTGCTCACGCTTATTGCAGTAGTGACATACACTGGCCAAGTTGCTAACcatgtaaccatggtaacaagCTGAAACTGTAAAAAGGCATAGATATCATCTTTTattaaattgtgaaaaatgaccaaaattagAGGTGGTAaagttaaacataaaaatatattaaattagcTATAAATAACatctaaaatgaataaaaatctgGTACATAATTTCTCCAAAGGGAGTTGTTGCAGAGGGTTAAAGAGATTTTAGATTTAGAGTTTTAAAGGGACAAACTCACCTCTCAATCTCATCCTCCCTATTCAAGATCTCCATGTGACTGTCCTTGAGTCTCAGATAGGTGAAGCCGAGCCTGAAGCACAGAGCAGCGCACCATTATTAGAAACAGAGTGAATGAACTGGATGTGAGTGAGACAGAGATAATTGTTTCTTTATGCTCTGTGAGTGCAGATGGCTTTATTTACACTATCAGGttcattttatgtgtgtgtgtgcttcaccTTTTCATGCCCTCCACCAGCGCCACCTCATCCGGAGATGAGGAGATGTAGAAGGAGGTGGATTTGCCCTGGTGGATGCCGTGCTTGATCCCGTccactgtctcctcctctttcacctGCACTGTGTGGCACAAACACAACGCCCGGAAAAACAGCTCCTCATGTTCCTGTGGAGGATGACCAATACTGTGTTACCctcatgcacacgcacacgcacacaaataaACTCAAACTGGTGCTATGCTCACCCTAGCCCCAGGACCTGGTGATGTGTCTATCATGTCCATACTCGTTGCACCGGGCATCACctagaaataaaaaacacaaactaaatataaacatgatgaTATTAAGATTAATAGAGGGAATatgggatttaaaaatataattcagCCACAATCAAAATACTGCTTAATTTATGTAGAAAGGATATATGAATAAAAGTGTGCTGAGTGACAAAATGGCTAATTTAATAATTTGGTGCACAAGGTTGAACCTAAAAGTTCTTTCTTGTGCTTGGAAATAGTAGCTTGACAAAATAATATTGACTCAGGGTTTTTCCAGATATTTCAGGCACACAAATGACATTTGCAGAAGACTATGAGATTTGgttaaaaactagaaaaaactGTGTTTATTGGTGGAAACAGCTTGTATTCATAAAGTCTTTTCACCGCttaacatccatccatccatcagttCATTACCTGTCCGTTACAGATAATATCAGGTACGTAAACGTGCCCGTCCACACAGCACTCTATGAACTCCATGTTGTTCTCTGTCAGGGTCCCAGTCTTGTCAGTAAACACATACTCCACCTGGAAAGAGATCAGGATAAGTGTTTGTCTATGTGTATGAGGGGccgtgtgtgctttttttttaaccttaattCAATAAAAACCTGTAATGCGTCATACAACTCTGTCTAAATCATGTATTAGTACAATAATCAGAGTCAAATGTAACACTACATCAAAGAAAGAGTGcagtttttgtatgtttttcataTGTACTACATCAGATCAGATAACTTTTACAGAATGACCTCAGTGAGATTGTGgggaaacatatttttgactataaaatgtgtttgcatgtgcatCCACCTGTCCCAGCTCCTCATTCAGGTCTGAGGTGTTGACCACAGCTCTCTCCCCCAGCTCCTCGTCAAACATCTCGTCGTCCCACATGATGAAGTAGGAGCCCAGGAACTTCTGCATCTCCACGGTGACGTACATCGAGACGGGAATGATGTAGTTGAAAAGAACCATGAAGGCCAGAAAGTCTGTGAACGCCCTGATcaactgaggaggaggaggaggaggaggaggaagagtgtgAGATGGTAAACACGGGATAAAGAAATCCTCTTTTCCCAGCTTGAAGGAATGACATTAAAAGACTTAcgatgtgtctctctctttctgactcGGTTCTGTCGTTGTAATAGGGCTCGTCTCTGTTGGGGTCGGCCTGCCACACATATTTCAGCGCTGTGTTGATGAGAGCTTTGCTGATGAGAATGCACAGGTAGACCACCAGGTAGGCATTCATCGACCTGCAGGGAGAGAAAACAAGCATTTGTTCACATCATATTACATACTCCTGTTTCTGACAATATATGGAGCATAATATGCAAGTCAAGTACACATTGGTAGTTGAACTTGATACATAACATTTCCctaaatgtaaaacatattcTAACGAGTGCTgccaaaaactaaacaaatctTTTCCACTGTTATTTTTTCGTGTGTAGCAGATCTGCACTGGTACGTATTTAAAGTTCAGGCCATATGCTTACTTTAGTCAGCTTTTGTAAATGACCAAGTTAATGGTGCGTTCATGTCATATCAGAGTTATTGCAATTACAATGTCAACCTCAGAAGGCTCCGTTACAATccactacaataaaaaaaacaacaacaagcacaAATTGAAGCCCATGTCAGCCAAAGTGATGTGATTAAACCAAAGTTTAATGGATATAATGCAATTTTGTCAATGCAAGGTATTTTCAACCCTCATACGACCAGCTCAGCTTTCATACAACCTTCCTGAGTTGTCAGATGACAGGAACGCTTTTAAGTCCTTAACATGAGAATCGCTCTAATCCTTCCCATTTATTTGACATGATGTGAATACAGCAAAAGTGGTCGCTATCGAGATGGAAGCATACTCTACTTAATAGCAGCACAACCTGTTCCTGCATCCTGTACCTCTGTATAGTCTAAAAAGTGcccaaaactaaataaaaacctgcaaaacTTGAAAGATCTTCACATTCTGAATCAAGTATGTACCGAAGCAATGTAACCTCTTGGCACTAATTGTCACACTGTATACAGtaaaaagggacaaaaagaaatgaataaaaacatatctaatccacaaacagaaaagtaaaagtGCATAGATCCAGGAAGACAGTGCAGATCAGTCCCACGTGTAAAAGGATaacaataaactgtatttatcaGAATAGATACTTGATTAAAAAGGGAACAGCTGAGACAAGTCCATTACTCAAACCCAAGGAAGAGGAgttattcaaacacacactgtatccaaGTGTTAATGTAATCCGCCTACACTTATATCTACAATACAGCCCCATCTGGATATAAGACGCCTGTCAACaccagatggaaggaaaaagaTCCAGTCAGTGCAAGTGAGTGTTGAGTGAGAGCACACAAAGATCCACACAAGGATCCTCagtcaatgaataaataaggaaatgaaaagtcaacagatggatggagggatgggtaaaaaaaaaagaaaaagatgatgatCATCTAAGCCGGTGTTAATTGAGAAAAGATATTCTGCCAAAGACTATAAAGCTTGCAAGTGGACGTCAATCAATGCtaacatgttctcctccagaCATGATCTATACATGgaaatgagagagacagagagcttACTTTTCTACTGCGGACCGTTTCTGAGATTTGGACTGGTAGTTGAGAGCCATCTTGGTTTCCATACCAGTATAGATGGCAACCGCTAAGAGAAaattaaagatatatatatatatatttatttattttgtattgtcattatactacagatgtgtttttactATGTGAAAGTAgatgtaaattacatttttaaaaacatattagtGTATTTCATGTGATATTACCATAGATGTACTCAGTGTTCTTGAGTGTGGCTCCTCGCAGCAGCAGATTCTCTGATCCTAAAGgcctgaaaaaagaaaactacttcGTTAGACTGTCTGTGACTCATTGTTATAACTTTATTGCCCAAAACTAagatgtgctatataaatgcagtccatatGTTAGGGTTTTCCTGCATTGATTTTAGATTACCTGGCCACTGCCTCACTGTCCATGTagatgttgacacgtcccacaAATCTGTGTAAAAAGAGGTAACAGAGAAGACATGTTTCAGGTGTTTAAAATAAGAGAGCATTGTTCAACTGTGTGATGTACTCACTTGTACAGGTCTGGCTGTGGTTGTTCACACTCTATGGTAGCGTGGATAGTTTCCACTTCCTTCTCTGTGTTGTACGCTTTGGTGTCCTGAACAGCATAGTATGTCTAACacggagaggagggagaaaaatatagtaaatcatgacagacaaagaggagagggtGCACAAGGAAAAGATAGGACTGAAAGTGaattaacacaaacatacacacacaccttatgGCTGCTCTCTCCGTCCAGACTGGCCGTGGTAACAAAGCAGGTCCCATCATCTCGAGACGAGGAGAGAAGGATGAGATCGCAGGGAAAagtctcattttctttcatataAACGACATCCCCGACCTGTAACAGATTTGATATAACAGTGAAGGTGGAACATTTAGGGTTCACACTGTGAGCTGAAAGCTGAAACATCTACTGACTTTCCAATGGGggcctaaaacaaacaaacaaactcccACATGTGGCATCTTTGAAGACGACCTGACACATATCCCTATTAGGTAATATTGCTAATACAGTTTGTCTAACAAGCTAACCGTCTGCTTTACCACCTGTAAACCTCTCACGTTCAGCCAACAGTCGCTTACATTTGTTCTCATACAGGACTGTTTATCCTGTAAGAGAACCTTTATATCTGCTTTTTAGCTGCAATTTCACTCTCTCTTATTCAAccaatggtaaaaaaaaaaaacaataatgtaacagctttgcttttaaaagctaaattgctttcaaatgtaggcttacaaacacaaacacacacaactttgtGCAGCTATCCTTGTTAGGACATTGCATACACTTCTATTCACTGTGGATAGCCTAACACAAACTCTAACCATAACTCTAACCTGGACCTCAGAAATGACATTTTCCTTCATAAGGACTGGACTTTGGTCCCCATGAGGACTACTGGTCCCAACaaggtttgtgtttttacagtaaagGTCCCAATGAGGTCCCAAaaatgtgcgcacacacacacacaaagcttaGTCACAGGAAAATCCCTCGGCATGAGCCAATAAAACAAATGCACCAAAGCTCTGTTCATGGGATGAGAGTGATTTAACtggtgtcacacacacacacacacaccacaccacaccacaccacaccacaccacaccacaccacacacacacacacacacacacacacacacacacacacacacacacacacacacacacacacacacacacacacacacacacacacacacaaacacacacacacacacacacacacacacacacacacacacacacacacacacacagaaacacacacactcaccctgAGCTTGCGACTTTGTTTGCGGACCACTTTCCCATGCTGCACCACATGGACAGGACACTGATTGACAGAGTTGTCTGCTTTGTGTCTCAACCAGTCTTCATAACcctgagagaaaagagagagagtggcaTGTCAAAGTGATGCGATGAAGTATATGCATGCTTTAAGTCAAGCGCAGTGAACGAAATCGCTCACAAGTCTTAAGTCTCACCTGTTTGATGGCGGTGACTGTGATGACAAAGAAGAGCGGCAGTCCACTGGTGATCGGACTGGTGGGAGTGTCGATGATCAACTGAAGTGAcgcaaaacacaaaaagacaaagaattTAAGTCGGAATGAAAAAAATCACCGAAAACCTCATcttagttttaaaatgtaagcGGAACAGCTCTTACCTGAACCAGAAATATGATGAGAAAGTAGAAGTTGGCGATTCTCCTGAACTGCTCAAACATATTCTTTGGGATGAAGTTCCAAAATGTGTACTGGAAACATGAGACACAAGTTCAGTCACACAGCAGAGTCACTGTCAGTGTTATCAACAGCTATCAATGTCAAATCCAGAAGGGAACGTCCAAACAGGTTCAGGGTGACACAACATGGAGACAATAGGAGGCTTCTTGTTTGAAAAATAATGGACAGAACCACACATACAGCAAAAGAGACAAAGACCAAGTAGATAGATTCCAGCTTAATATTCTTCTCTTCAGGGAGCATGAGGATAGAACTAAATTATCAGTAAACCAGCAGCTCGAGTGTCTGCACAGATCTCTGAAATCTTTTAAATATAACACTCTCCTAAAATCACCTGGTCTTTCTTCCCAAAATGCGTCTTTTCATCTGTGTCCTATTACCCAAAGTAAGTCACCCACACAACAAAAGAGAAGCTTGAATAGCACAGCGGCACTGGCTGTTCTCCTCTGTCATGTCCTTTTGTTCTGTTATCTACAGCGTGCCCTGCTCTCCTACCCTACATACTCCATGTATAATTGATTCTGAACGGGAATAAATAAACCGTCTTATCTAACCCAGTTCAGAAGTTCATCACTATGGTGGCATTTTTAAAAGATCTGAAAATGTATATTAGacttcatgtgtgtttttttactgacCTTAGAAGAAACTATTCTGTTGTCAGGGAATCTTTGTTGTATAAAGGCCTCAGTTCCTGGAGGAGGCTCCTTGTGTCCGATGTAAATGGTCCTGCTGTCCACCCAGTTCTCCTCACCAGTACACTGCAGGGGGAAAAGACACCAAAA
The Scomber scombrus chromosome 24, fScoSco1.1, whole genome shotgun sequence genome window above contains:
- the atp11a gene encoding phospholipid-transporting ATPase IH; amino-acid sequence: MGMDFSTLRNLISRYCTGEENWVDSRTIYIGHKEPPPGTEAFIQQRFPDNRIVSSKYTFWNFIPKNMFEQFRRIANFYFLIIFLVQLIIDTPTSPITSGLPLFFVITVTAIKQGYEDWLRHKADNSVNQCPVHVVQHGKVVRKQSRKLRVGDVVYMKENETFPCDLILLSSSRDDGTCFVTTASLDGESSHKTYYAVQDTKAYNTEKEVETIHATIECEQPQPDLYKFVGRVNIYMDSEAVARPLGSENLLLRGATLKNTEYIYAVAIYTGMETKMALNYQSKSQKRSAVEKSMNAYLVVYLCILISKALINTALKYVWQADPNRDEPYYNDRTESERERHILIRAFTDFLAFMVLFNYIIPVSMYVTVEMQKFLGSYFIMWDDEMFDEELGERAVVNTSDLNEELGQVEYVFTDKTGTLTENNMEFIECCVDGHVYVPDIICNGQVMPGATSMDMIDTSPGPGAREHEELFFRALCLCHTVQVKEEETVDGIKHGIHQGKSTSFYISSSPDEVALVEGMKRLGFTYLRLKDSHMEILNREDEIERFELLEVLTFDSVRRRMSVIVRASTGELYLFCKGADSSIFPRVISGKVEQVKARVEHNAVEGLRTLCVAYRPLSPEQYQEVCHLLSGAKLALQDRDKRLAEAYDIIEKDLILLGATAVEDRLQEKAADTIESLHKAGMKVWVLTGDKMETAAATCYASKLFHRNTQILELTTKRTEEQSLHDVLFDLSRTVLRQRGGMTRDTFSGLSGDCTDYGLIIDGATLSAVMKPGQEDSNSGNYKEIFLEICRNCSAVLCCRMAPLQKAQIVKLIKASEEHPITLAIGDGANDVSMILEAHVGIGIMGKEGRQAVRNSDYAIPKFKHLKKMLLVHGHYYYIRISELVQYFFYKNVCFMFPQFLYQFFCGFSQQPLYDTAYLTLYNISFTSLPILLYSLIEQHINMDILKKDPSLYRDIAKNSLLRWRIFIYWTVLGVYDAIVMFFGAYFLFDNTTFTSNGQMFGNWTFGTLVFTVLVFTVTFKLALDTHYWTWINHFVIWGSLIFFVVFSLLWGGIIWPFLNYQRMYYVFMQMLSSGPAWLSIILLITASLLPDVVKKVICRALWPTTTERIQTKRRCLASEPSTIFMLSQTSSRISF